In Bacillus toyonensis BCT-7112, a single window of DNA contains:
- the dapA gene encoding 4-hydroxy-tetrahydrodipicolinate synthase, with product MIDFGTIATAMVTPFDINGNIDFAKTTKLVNYLIDNGTTAIVVGGTTGESPTLTSEEKVALYRHVVSVVDKRVPVIAGTGSNNTHASVDLTKKATEVGVDAVMLVAPYYNKPSQEGMYQHFKTIAESTPLPVMLYNVPGRSIVQISVDTVVRLSEIENIVAIKDAGGDVLTMTAIIEKTADDFAVYSGDDGLTLPAMAVGAKGIVSVASHVIGDEMQEMITAFQAGEFKKAQKLHQLLVRVTDSLFMAPSPTPVKTALQMVGLDVGSVRLPLLPLTEEERVTLQSVMQSIPR from the coding sequence ATGATAGATTTTGGGACAATTGCAACTGCGATGGTAACACCGTTTGATATAAACGGGAATATCGATTTTGCAAAGACAACGAAATTGGTAAATTATTTAATTGATAACGGTACAACAGCAATCGTGGTAGGAGGAACGACAGGTGAATCTCCTACATTAACTTCAGAAGAAAAAGTAGCGTTATATCGCCATGTCGTATCTGTTGTCGATAAAAGGGTGCCCGTAATCGCTGGAACAGGTAGCAATAATACACATGCCTCTGTTGACTTAACTAAAAAGGCAACAGAAGTTGGTGTTGATGCAGTTATGCTAGTAGCGCCGTATTATAACAAACCGAGTCAAGAAGGAATGTATCAGCACTTTAAAACGATTGCTGAAAGCACGCCACTTCCGGTTATGCTATATAACGTTCCAGGACGATCTATTGTACAAATCTCCGTTGATACAGTTGTTCGTTTATCAGAAATAGAAAACATTGTTGCGATTAAAGATGCAGGCGGCGATGTACTAACAATGACAGCAATCATTGAAAAAACAGCGGACGACTTTGCAGTATACAGCGGTGATGACGGTTTAACGTTACCGGCTATGGCGGTTGGAGCGAAAGGTATCGTTTCAGTAGCATCTCATGTTATCGGAGATGAAATGCAAGAAATGATTACAGCATTCCAAGCGGGAGAGTTTAAGAAGGCGCAAAAATTACATCAATTACTTGTAAGAGTAACGGATTCATTATTTATGGCGCCAAGCCCAACGCCAGTAAAAACAGCGTTACAAATGGTTGGATTAGATGTAGGTTCTGTACGTTTACCGCTTCTTCCATTAACAGAAGAAGAAAGAGTAACGTTACAATCTGTAATGCAATCTATTCCTCGTTAA
- the dapG gene encoding aspartate kinase — translation MKIIVQKFGGTSVRDENGRKHALHHIKKSLAAGYKVVTVVSAMGRKGEPYATDTLLSLVNQEESTISKREQDLLLSCGELISAIVFSNMLNENGIKAAALNGAQAGFVTNDDFTNAKIVEMNCDRIHEELENLDVIVVTGFQGQTKKGDTTTLGRGGSDTSASALGVALHAEFIDIFTDVEGVMTADPRIVKDARHLQTVTYNEICNMAYQGAKVVHPRAVEIAMHAKVPLRVRSTYSDSEGTLIAAYDGATKGQDVEERPVTGIAHVSNVTQIKVLAKETAYDLQQHVFKEMANEGISVDLINISPTGVAYTVNDNVSARAVEVLKQLGYEPIVTEHCAKVSIVGAGMAGIPGVTAKIVTALAEKGIQILQSADSHTTIWVLVKETDLVEAVNALHSAFELSKEKQLEQ, via the coding sequence ATGAAAATAATTGTTCAAAAATTTGGTGGCACATCAGTACGTGATGAAAATGGACGTAAGCATGCGCTTCATCATATAAAAAAATCGTTAGCTGCTGGATATAAAGTAGTTACTGTCGTATCTGCTATGGGCCGTAAAGGTGAACCGTATGCAACGGATACGTTATTAAGTCTTGTAAATCAAGAGGAATCTACTATTTCTAAACGTGAGCAAGATTTATTATTATCATGTGGAGAGTTAATCTCTGCAATTGTTTTCTCTAATATGTTAAATGAGAACGGTATAAAAGCAGCGGCATTAAATGGTGCACAAGCTGGTTTTGTAACAAATGATGACTTTACGAATGCGAAAATCGTTGAAATGAATTGCGATCGTATACATGAAGAATTAGAAAATCTAGATGTAATCGTCGTTACAGGATTCCAAGGGCAAACGAAAAAAGGTGATACGACAACACTTGGACGCGGAGGTAGCGATACTTCAGCTTCAGCATTAGGTGTTGCGCTTCATGCTGAATTTATTGATATCTTCACAGATGTAGAAGGTGTTATGACTGCGGATCCTCGTATTGTAAAAGATGCACGTCATCTTCAAACGGTAACGTATAACGAAATTTGTAATATGGCTTACCAAGGTGCAAAAGTCGTTCATCCACGTGCGGTTGAAATTGCGATGCATGCAAAAGTACCGCTTCGTGTACGCTCTACGTATTCTGATAGCGAAGGTACGCTTATTGCAGCATACGATGGTGCTACAAAAGGGCAGGATGTAGAAGAACGTCCTGTTACAGGTATTGCCCACGTATCAAACGTAACGCAAATTAAAGTACTTGCAAAAGAAACGGCATATGATTTGCAACAACATGTATTTAAAGAAATGGCAAACGAAGGCATTAGTGTTGATTTAATTAACATTTCTCCTACTGGTGTAGCTTACACAGTAAATGATAATGTATCAGCTCGTGCTGTCGAAGTGTTGAAACAACTTGGATATGAGCCAATTGTGACAGAGCATTGTGCCAAAGTATCTATCGTTGGAGCTGGAATGGCAGGAATCCCAGGGGTTACTGCGAAAATCGTTACAGCTTTAGCAGAAAAAGGTATTCAAATTCTGCAATCGGCAGATAGTCATACGACAATTTGGGTTCTTGTAAAAGAAACTGATTTAGTGGAGGCTGTAAATGCATTACATAGTGCGTTTGAGCTTTCAAAAGAAAAGCAACTGGAACAATAA
- the asd gene encoding aspartate-semialdehyde dehydrogenase, with protein sequence MEKQKTFHVAVVGATGAVGEQMLNTLEKREFPIGKLTLLSSKRSAGKKLVFKGEEFTVQEATPESFEGVDIALFSAGGSVSKQLAPEAAKRGAIVVDNTSAFRMTENVPLVVPEVNENDLKEHNGIIANPNCSTIQMVVALEPVRQQYGLKRVIVSTYQAVSGAGAAAIEELHEQSQAILNGEEAKANVLPVSGDKKHYQIAFNAIPQIDKFQDNGFTFEEMKMINETKKIMHMPELEVAATCVRLPVVSGHSESVYIEVEKEGVTVAELKSLLANAEGIVLQDNPEEQLYPMPATAVGKNEVFVGRIRKDLNNDKGFHLWVVSDNLLKGAAWNSVQIAERLVKLQLV encoded by the coding sequence ATGGAAAAGCAAAAAACTTTTCATGTCGCTGTAGTTGGAGCAACCGGCGCAGTTGGTGAACAAATGTTAAATACTTTAGAGAAACGAGAATTTCCAATCGGGAAATTAACGTTACTTTCATCTAAACGATCTGCAGGTAAGAAACTTGTATTTAAAGGCGAAGAATTTACAGTTCAAGAGGCGACTCCTGAAAGTTTTGAAGGAGTAGATATCGCACTATTTAGTGCTGGTGGATCTGTATCGAAACAATTAGCGCCAGAAGCAGCAAAGCGCGGTGCGATTGTTGTTGATAATACAAGTGCATTCCGTATGACAGAAAACGTGCCACTTGTTGTACCTGAAGTAAATGAAAACGACTTAAAAGAACATAATGGTATTATTGCAAATCCAAACTGTTCTACAATTCAAATGGTAGTAGCTCTTGAGCCAGTTCGTCAGCAATATGGTTTAAAACGAGTAATCGTTTCCACATATCAAGCTGTATCAGGTGCTGGTGCGGCAGCGATTGAAGAACTTCATGAACAATCACAAGCAATCTTAAATGGCGAAGAAGCTAAGGCGAATGTTTTACCTGTATCAGGTGATAAAAAACATTACCAAATTGCTTTTAATGCGATTCCACAGATTGATAAGTTCCAAGATAATGGATTTACATTTGAAGAAATGAAAATGATTAATGAAACGAAAAAAATTATGCATATGCCTGAATTAGAAGTAGCGGCAACATGCGTACGTTTACCAGTTGTATCAGGGCATTCTGAGTCTGTTTACATCGAAGTAGAAAAAGAAGGCGTAACAGTAGCAGAATTAAAGAGCTTACTTGCAAATGCAGAAGGTATTGTTCTGCAAGATAATCCAGAAGAGCAGTTATATCCAATGCCAGCTACTGCAGTAGGTAAAAACGAAGTATTCGTTGGAAGAATCCGTAAAGATTTAAATAACGATAAAGGATTCCATCTTTGGGTCGTATCTGATAACTTATTAAAAGGCGCTGCATGGAATTCTGTTCAAATTGCAGAGCGCTTAGTAAAATTACAATTAGTGTAA
- the dpaB gene encoding dipicolinate synthase subunit B: protein MNLKGKRIGFGFTGSHCTYEEVMPHLEKLIAEGAEIRPVVSYTVQSTNTRFGEGAEWIKKIEETTGFKAINSIVGAEPLGPKIPLDCMVIAPLTGNSMSKFANAMTDSPVLMAAKATLRNGKPVVLAVSTNDALGLNGVNLMRLMATKNIYFVPFGQDAPEKKPNSMVARMELLEDTVLEALQGKQLQPVVVEKFRYMN, encoded by the coding sequence ATGAATTTAAAAGGGAAAAGAATTGGATTTGGGTTTACAGGTTCACATTGTACGTATGAAGAAGTGATGCCTCATTTAGAGAAATTAATTGCTGAGGGAGCAGAAATACGTCCCGTTGTTTCTTACACTGTTCAATCAACAAATACGAGATTTGGTGAGGGAGCAGAGTGGATTAAAAAGATTGAAGAAACAACAGGATTTAAAGCAATTAATTCAATCGTTGGCGCAGAACCGCTAGGACCTAAAATTCCATTAGACTGTATGGTAATTGCACCACTAACAGGAAATTCGATGAGTAAATTTGCAAATGCAATGACAGATTCTCCAGTATTAATGGCAGCAAAAGCGACGCTGAGAAATGGTAAGCCTGTCGTATTGGCGGTTTCGACGAATGATGCTTTAGGATTAAACGGGGTAAATCTCATGCGCCTAATGGCCACAAAAAACATCTACTTCGTCCCATTCGGCCAAGACGCACCAGAGAAAAAACCGAACTCAATGGTAGCTCGTATGGAGCTACTGGAAGATACAGTATTAGAAGCGCTACAAGGAAAACAATTGCAACCGGTTGTCGTAGAAAAATTCAGATATATGAATTAA
- the dpaA gene encoding dipicolinic acid synthetase subunit A has translation MLTEMHIAVIGGDARQLEVIRKLVELDAKLSLIGFDQLDHGFTGAAKESIQNLDFTSVDAIILPVAGTNAKGEVDTIFSNEKVAITKEQIENTPEHFTIYSGIGTPYLENLVSTTNRKLVKLFDRDDVAIYNSIPTVEGTLMMVIQHTDYTIHGSNVMVLGFGRTGMSVARAFQSLGAHVKVGARRSEHIARITEMMFSPFHMQNIEKEVGNMDIVINTIPHLVVTANVISKMPAHTLVIDLASKPGGTDFRYAEKRGVKALLAPGLPGIVAPKTAGQILANVLSQLLAEDVIARKENGE, from the coding sequence ATGTTGACTGAGATGCATATTGCTGTCATAGGAGGAGATGCAAGGCAGCTAGAAGTAATTCGTAAACTAGTTGAATTGGATGCGAAACTTTCATTGATAGGGTTTGATCAGTTGGATCATGGCTTCACAGGGGCAGCAAAAGAAAGTATACAAAATTTAGATTTTACTTCTGTAGATGCAATCATTTTGCCAGTTGCAGGTACAAATGCCAAAGGAGAAGTAGATACTATTTTTTCAAATGAAAAAGTTGCTATAACGAAAGAACAAATTGAAAATACACCAGAACACTTTACTATATATTCAGGTATTGGTACGCCTTACTTGGAAAATCTCGTATCTACTACAAACCGAAAACTTGTTAAATTATTTGATCGTGATGATGTGGCAATCTACAATTCTATTCCGACTGTAGAAGGCACATTAATGATGGTAATTCAACATACCGACTATACAATTCATGGGTCCAATGTAATGGTTTTAGGATTTGGTAGAACAGGGATGAGTGTTGCCAGAGCATTTCAATCATTAGGAGCCCACGTCAAAGTTGGAGCAAGACGATCGGAACATATTGCACGTATTACAGAGATGATGTTTTCTCCTTTTCATATGCAAAACATTGAGAAAGAAGTAGGAAATATGGATATTGTGATTAACACAATTCCACATCTCGTTGTGACAGCGAATGTTATTTCAAAAATGCCAGCTCATACGTTAGTAATTGATTTAGCTTCTAAACCAGGTGGTACCGACTTTAGATACGCAGAAAAAAGAGGAGTTAAAGCGCTATTAGCACCTGGATTGCCAGGGATTGTTGCTCCGAAAACAGCAGGACAAATTTTAGCGAACGTTCTTTCTCAGTTATTAGCAGAAGACGTAATAGCAAGAAAGGAGAATGGGGAATGA
- a CDS encoding YlmC/YmxH family sporulation protein, whose translation MRLSELSGKEIVDLERAEKMGILGHLDLEINESDGQIQALIIPVTKWGGFKKGQQEVRVEWRDVKKVGHDMILCDISDHSNSE comes from the coding sequence ATGCGATTAAGTGAATTAAGTGGTAAAGAAATTGTAGATTTAGAAAGAGCGGAAAAAATGGGGATTTTAGGGCATCTAGATTTAGAGATTAATGAGAGCGATGGACAAATACAAGCGCTTATCATACCTGTTACAAAATGGGGAGGTTTTAAAAAAGGACAACAAGAGGTAAGGGTGGAATGGAGAGATGTTAAGAAAGTGGGGCATGACATGATACTTTGTGATATATCTGACCATTCAAATTCGGAGTGA
- a CDS encoding M16 family metallopeptidase, translating to MIKKYTCKNGVRIVMENIPTVRSVAIGIWIHAGSRNENEKNNGISHFLEHMFFKGTETRSAREIAESFDSIGGQVNAFTSKEYTCYYAKVLDEHAKYALDVLADMFFNSTFDEEELKKEKNVVCEEIKMYEDAPDDIVHDMLTKATYETHPLGYPILGTEETLDTFTGDTLRQYIKDHYTPENVVVSVAGNIDEAFLQTVEQYFGSYEGTTNREQVHSPIFHFNKVARKKETEQAHLCLGYKGLQMGHEDIYNLIVLNNVLGGSMSSRLFQEVREQRGLAYSVFSYHSSYEDTGMLTLYGGTGSQQLDTLYETMQETLETLKNTGITEKELMNSKEQLKGNLMLSLESTNSRMSRNGKNELLLRKHRSLDEIIESVNTVTKQNVDELIRNMFTDEFSAALISPDGKLPKGIKL from the coding sequence TTGATTAAAAAATATACTTGTAAAAATGGTGTAAGAATAGTTATGGAGAACATACCAACTGTAAGATCGGTTGCGATTGGTATTTGGATCCATGCAGGATCAAGAAATGAAAATGAAAAAAATAACGGGATTTCCCACTTTTTAGAGCATATGTTCTTTAAAGGGACGGAAACACGTAGTGCGCGCGAAATTGCGGAATCATTTGATAGCATTGGTGGGCAAGTAAATGCTTTTACTTCAAAAGAATATACATGTTACTATGCAAAAGTGTTAGATGAGCATGCTAAATATGCTTTAGATGTTTTAGCAGATATGTTCTTTAATTCAACATTTGATGAGGAAGAACTGAAAAAAGAGAAGAATGTCGTATGTGAAGAAATTAAAATGTACGAAGACGCTCCAGATGATATTGTGCATGATATGTTAACGAAAGCGACATATGAAACGCATCCGCTTGGATATCCTATTTTAGGAACAGAAGAAACGCTTGATACGTTTACAGGTGATACACTACGTCAATATATAAAAGATCATTATACACCTGAAAATGTAGTTGTTTCAGTTGCAGGAAATATTGATGAAGCATTTTTACAAACAGTAGAGCAATATTTCGGTAGTTATGAAGGAACAACAAACCGTGAACAAGTACATAGCCCAATTTTCCATTTTAATAAGGTAGCACGTAAAAAAGAAACAGAACAAGCTCATTTATGTTTAGGATATAAAGGCTTACAAATGGGACACGAAGATATTTATAACTTAATCGTATTAAATAACGTTTTAGGCGGTAGTATGAGTAGCCGTTTATTCCAAGAAGTACGTGAGCAACGTGGGTTAGCTTACTCGGTATTTTCTTATCACTCTTCTTATGAAGATACAGGTATGTTAACACTGTACGGTGGAACAGGTAGCCAACAATTAGATACACTGTATGAAACGATGCAAGAAACACTAGAAACATTGAAAAATACAGGTATTACAGAAAAAGAGCTTATGAATAGTAAAGAGCAATTAAAAGGAAACTTAATGTTAAGTTTAGAAAGTACGAATAGTCGTATGAGCCGTAACGGTAAAAATGAATTGCTGCTTCGTAAGCATCGTTCACTTGATGAGATTATTGAAAGTGTAAACACTGTAACAAAACAAAATGTAGATGAGTTAATCCGCAATATGTTTACGGATGAATTCTCTGCTGCACTTATTAGTCCAGATGGAAAACTTCCAAAAGGAATAAAACTATAA
- a CDS encoding polysaccharide deacetylase family protein, protein MKVRILAYICVFFLYVSLGSYSVFAQDNLYEEIQKHAKQYEIAPQNAIIDKIWKATPGYNGRQVDIEASYNNMKKLKKFDQKHLEFKEVSPSVHLADLSPAPIYRGHPNKKMVGLTINVAWGNEYLPRILEILKKHDVKATFFLEGRWVKENLRFAKMIVDANQEVGNHSYTHPNMKTLSSDEIREQLQKTNRMIEAATNQKVRWFAPPSGSFRDEVVQIADDFQMGTIMWTVDTIDWKRPEPDVLLQRVMRKIHSGAIVLMHPTSSTAEALDTMITKLKEQGYRVGNITELLDEKRVD, encoded by the coding sequence ATGAAAGTTCGTATATTGGCATACATATGTGTATTTTTTTTATATGTCAGTTTAGGCTCTTATTCCGTTTTTGCACAGGATAACTTGTATGAAGAAATTCAAAAACATGCAAAACAATATGAGATTGCACCTCAAAATGCGATCATTGATAAGATATGGAAAGCAACACCTGGATATAATGGAAGACAAGTCGATATTGAAGCATCCTATAACAATATGAAGAAGCTAAAGAAATTTGATCAAAAACATCTTGAATTCAAGGAAGTATCACCGAGTGTCCATTTAGCAGATTTATCACCAGCCCCAATTTACAGGGGACATCCAAATAAAAAGATGGTTGGATTAACAATAAATGTGGCATGGGGAAATGAGTATTTGCCTCGTATATTAGAGATATTGAAAAAACATGATGTGAAGGCAACTTTCTTTTTGGAAGGACGTTGGGTGAAAGAAAATTTACGATTTGCAAAAATGATTGTCGATGCAAATCAAGAAGTTGGAAATCACTCTTACACACATCCTAATATGAAAACATTATCGTCTGATGAAATACGAGAACAGTTACAAAAAACAAATCGAATGATAGAAGCAGCCACGAATCAAAAAGTAAGATGGTTTGCCCCGCCTAGTGGAAGTTTTCGAGATGAAGTCGTACAAATTGCAGATGATTTCCAAATGGGAACGATTATGTGGACAGTAGATACAATTGATTGGAAGCGACCAGAGCCAGACGTATTATTGCAGAGAGTAATGAGAAAAATACATTCAGGTGCCATTGTATTAATGCATCCTACTTCATCTACAGCAGAAGCATTAGATACAATGATTACAAAATTGAAGGAACAAGGATATAGAGTGGGGAATATAACAGAATTACTGGATGAAAAACGTGTGGATTAA
- the pnp gene encoding polyribonucleotide nucleotidyltransferase: protein MSQEKQVFSIDLAGRQLTVETGQLAKQANGAVLVRYGDTAVLSTATASKEAKNVDFFPLTVNYEERLYAVGKIPGGFIKREGRPSEKAILASRLIDRPIRPLFADGFRNEVQVVSIVMSVDQDCSSEMAAMLGSSLALSISDIPFEGPIAGATVGRINGEFVINPTVEQQEQSDIHLVVAGTKDAINMVEAGADQVPEETMLEAIMFGHDEIKRLIAFQEEIVQAVGKAKLEIKLYEVDADLNQAVREMAEKDMHSAIQVHEKHAREDAINVVKKRVIEHYEAEEADADTLGQVNEILYKIVKEEVRRLITVEKIRPDGRKGDEIRPLASEVGILSRTHGSGLFTRGQTQALSICTLGALGDVQILDGLGVEESKRFMHHYNFPSFSVGETRPMRGPGRREIGHGALGERALEPVIPSEKDFPYTVRLVSEVLESNGSTSQASICGSTLAMMDAGVPLKAPVAGIAMGLVKSGEHYTILSDIQGMEDHLGDMDFKVAGTAQGVTALQMDIKIDGLSREILEEALQQAKVGRVHILNHMLSVIAEPRTELSAYAPKIITMTINPDKIRDVIGPSGKQINKIIEETGVKIDIEQDGTVFISSINQEMNDKAKKIIEDIVREVQVGEIYEGKVKRVEKFGAFVELFSGKDGLVHISELALERVGKVEDVVKIGDVITVKVIEIDKQGRVNLSRKVLLKEEQEKEAAKEENKQEQQ, encoded by the coding sequence ATGAGTCAAGAAAAGCAAGTCTTCTCGATAGATTTAGCTGGTCGCCAGCTAACAGTTGAAACTGGTCAGCTTGCAAAACAAGCGAACGGGGCAGTATTAGTAAGATATGGCGATACAGCGGTTCTATCTACAGCAACTGCATCAAAAGAGGCTAAAAATGTAGATTTCTTCCCACTTACAGTAAACTATGAAGAGCGTTTATATGCAGTCGGAAAAATTCCAGGCGGTTTTATTAAACGTGAAGGTCGTCCAAGTGAAAAAGCAATTTTGGCAAGTCGTTTAATCGACCGTCCAATTCGTCCGCTTTTCGCAGATGGTTTCCGTAACGAAGTACAAGTTGTCAGCATTGTAATGAGTGTTGATCAAGATTGTTCTTCTGAAATGGCAGCTATGCTTGGTTCTTCATTAGCGTTATCGATTTCAGATATTCCATTTGAAGGTCCAATCGCTGGTGCAACAGTTGGTCGTATTAATGGCGAATTCGTTATTAATCCAACAGTAGAACAGCAAGAACAAAGTGATATTCACCTTGTTGTAGCTGGTACAAAAGATGCAATTAACATGGTTGAAGCAGGAGCAGATCAAGTACCTGAGGAAACAATGTTAGAAGCAATTATGTTTGGACATGACGAAATTAAACGTCTAATTGCATTCCAAGAAGAGATTGTACAAGCTGTAGGTAAAGCGAAATTAGAAATAAAACTATATGAAGTCGATGCTGATCTTAACCAAGCTGTACGTGAGATGGCTGAGAAGGATATGCATTCTGCAATTCAAGTACATGAGAAACATGCACGTGAAGATGCAATCAACGTAGTGAAAAAGCGTGTAATTGAGCATTACGAAGCTGAGGAAGCTGACGCTGACACATTAGGACAAGTAAATGAGATTTTATATAAAATTGTAAAAGAAGAAGTACGTCGTCTTATTACAGTTGAAAAAATCCGCCCAGATGGCCGTAAAGGTGATGAAATTCGTCCTTTAGCATCAGAGGTTGGTATTTTATCTCGTACACACGGTTCTGGTTTATTCACACGTGGACAAACACAAGCATTAAGTATTTGTACATTAGGCGCTTTAGGCGATGTGCAAATTTTAGATGGTCTTGGTGTAGAAGAATCAAAAAGATTCATGCACCATTACAATTTCCCATCGTTTAGTGTTGGTGAAACAAGACCGATGCGTGGACCAGGTCGTCGTGAAATTGGTCACGGTGCACTAGGAGAACGTGCTCTTGAGCCTGTAATTCCATCTGAAAAAGATTTCCCATATACAGTACGTCTTGTATCTGAAGTGTTAGAATCAAATGGTTCTACTTCACAGGCAAGTATTTGTGGTAGTACTTTAGCAATGATGGATGCTGGTGTTCCACTTAAAGCCCCAGTTGCTGGTATTGCAATGGGTCTAGTTAAATCTGGTGAGCATTACACAATTTTATCTGATATTCAAGGTATGGAAGATCATTTAGGTGATATGGACTTTAAAGTAGCAGGTACAGCACAAGGTGTAACTGCACTGCAAATGGACATTAAAATCGATGGTTTATCTCGTGAAATTTTAGAAGAGGCATTACAACAAGCGAAAGTTGGTCGTGTGCACATTCTAAATCATATGCTATCTGTTATTGCAGAGCCACGTACTGAATTATCAGCTTACGCTCCAAAGATTATTACAATGACAATTAATCCAGATAAAATCCGTGACGTTATTGGACCGAGCGGTAAACAAATTAATAAAATTATTGAAGAAACTGGAGTTAAAATTGACATCGAGCAAGATGGTACAGTATTTATTTCTTCAATAAATCAAGAAATGAATGACAAAGCTAAGAAAATTATCGAAGATATTGTTCGCGAAGTACAAGTAGGTGAAATCTACGAAGGAAAAGTGAAACGTGTTGAGAAATTCGGTGCTTTCGTTGAATTATTCAGCGGTAAAGATGGATTAGTTCACATTTCTGAACTTGCACTTGAGCGTGTAGGTAAAGTAGAAGACGTTGTGAAAATCGGTGATGTAATTACAGTTAAAGTTATCGAGATTGACAAGCAAGGTCGCGTAAATCTATCTAGAAAAGTATTGCTAAAAGAAGAGCAAGAAAAAGAAGCTGCTAAAGAAGAAAACAAACAAGAGCAGCAATAA
- the rpsO gene encoding 30S ribosomal protein S15, with protein sequence MALTQERKNEIIAQFRTHETDTGSPEVQIAVLTEQINTLNEHLRTHKKDHHSRRGLLKMVGKRRNLLTYLRNSDITRYRELITKLGLRR encoded by the coding sequence ATGGCTTTAACACAAGAACGTAAAAATGAAATCATTGCACAATTTAGAACTCATGAGACTGATACTGGTTCTCCAGAGGTTCAAATTGCTGTCCTAACGGAGCAAATTAACACTCTAAACGAGCACTTACGTACTCACAAGAAAGATCATCATTCACGTCGTGGTCTATTAAAGATGGTTGGTAAACGTCGTAACTTACTAACTTACCTTCGTAATAGCGATATCACACGTTACCGTGAATTAATCACAAAGCTTGGCTTACGTCGATAG
- the ribF gene encoding bifunctional riboflavin kinase/FAD synthetase, which translates to MKLIHLTHPHEQNKLELPPTVMALGFFDGIHLGHQCVIRTAKQIADERGYKSAVMTFHPHPSVVLGKKEAHVEYITPMRDKEKIVENLGIDILYVIKFDESFAGLLPQQFVDDYIIGLNVKHVVAGFDYSYGRLGKGKMETLPFHARGEFTQTVIEKVEFQEEKVSSTALRKLIRNGEMEQIPSILGRAYTVGGTVVHGDKRGRQIGFPTANVGLSDEYLLPPVGVYAVRLKVHDEWYDGVCNIGYKPTFKENERQLSIEVHLFEFNKDIYDQSVTVEWHMRIREEKKFNGIDELVEQIAKDKKTAQEYFASEKNILAFSNEK; encoded by the coding sequence GTGAAACTTATTCATTTAACTCATCCACATGAACAAAATAAATTAGAATTACCACCTACTGTAATGGCATTAGGATTTTTTGATGGCATTCATTTAGGGCATCAGTGTGTGATTCGAACTGCGAAACAAATAGCGGATGAACGCGGATATAAAAGTGCAGTTATGACATTTCATCCCCATCCATCTGTTGTTTTAGGGAAAAAGGAAGCGCATGTGGAGTATATTACACCGATGCGTGATAAAGAAAAAATAGTCGAAAACTTAGGAATCGATATATTATATGTTATTAAATTTGATGAATCGTTTGCAGGTTTATTGCCACAGCAATTTGTAGATGATTATATTATTGGTTTAAATGTAAAGCATGTAGTAGCAGGGTTTGATTATTCATATGGACGTTTAGGAAAAGGGAAGATGGAGACTTTACCATTTCATGCAAGAGGGGAGTTTACACAAACTGTGATTGAAAAAGTTGAATTTCAAGAAGAGAAGGTAAGTTCTACAGCATTACGAAAGTTAATTCGAAATGGTGAAATGGAACAAATTCCATCTATTTTAGGTAGAGCCTATACAGTGGGAGGAACGGTTGTACATGGCGATAAACGTGGACGACAAATTGGTTTTCCAACCGCTAATGTAGGTTTAAGTGATGAGTATTTATTGCCACCTGTAGGTGTTTATGCAGTGAGATTAAAAGTTCACGATGAATGGTACGATGGTGTATGTAATATTGGATATAAACCAACTTTTAAAGAAAATGAGCGTCAATTATCTATTGAAGTACACTTATTTGAGTTCAACAAAGACATATATGATCAAAGTGTTACAGTTGAGTGGCATATGCGTATAAGAGAAGAGAAGAAATTCAATGGTATTGATGAGCTAGTTGAACAAATCGCAAAAGATAAGAAAACAGCACAAGAATATTTTGCGAGTGAAAAGAATATACTTGCTTTTTCAAATGAAAAGTAG